DNA from Rhizobium sp. WYJ-E13:
CGCAACCGGGCGCCAAAGCTGGTGTTCTCAAAGAGGAACCAAAGGCCTGCCACGACGACAGCGCCAATTGCGACAATAAACAGTCTGTAGACTTGCACGCTTCTGCCAAGAAGATCGATATTGGCTTCCAATGTCGGCGATAGTCGAGATGGCTGCACATTTGGCCCGAACAGGAAATTTAAACCGGCGACGGCAACAAACATCAGACCGATCGTCAAAAGGACTTGATCGAGCTCAGTCGCCTTGTAAATCCTTGTATATATGGCTTTTTCCATTCCAAGACTGATGATTGCGACGGCCGCTGTCGCAAATATGACGGCTGCGAAGAAGGGCACTGAGTGAGTGGTGACGAGATAGGTGCAGAAATATCCGCCGAGTGCCGCAAACGCGCCATGCGCCAAATTTACGACGCGCATCAGACCCATGGTTATCACGAGACCGATGGATATCAGGAAAATCACCATTCCATATGAAATTCCGTAGATGGCGATGAATGTTATTGATCGAGCAACATATTCCATGGTTGCCTCCCGCTTTTCGTGTTGGCCTTCGCGCTTATCGATGGCCCCGACCTTATTCGGGGTGAGCGTCGGCCCAGGGATTTCCGACCATCTCGTAGGTTTTGACGACGACGTTTTGCAGTTTGCCGTCGATTTCCTGAACCTGGCGGATATAGATGTTGTGGTTCATCTCGCGCGTCAGCGGATCTATGCGCTTTGGCCCGCTCGGACTTTTCCATTCATAGCCTTTTATGGCTGCCATCGCCCGGTCGGGATCGAAGTCACCCTTACCCTGCGCCTCTACCATTTTATAGATCAGCGTTACGGCGTCATAGGGCGACGCATTGTTGACACCGACACGATGATCCGCGCCGAATCTTTCTTTCATGACCTGCTTGAAGGCAGCGTTTTGCGGATTGTCTAGGGAGCCCGTATAAAAGATGGCTGAATAGACGCCAACGATGTTCGGGCCAAACAGATGGAGATCCGGATCGTCGGTTTCTGCCACGGCGATGACAGTCGCGCTCTTGTTTACACCTCTGGCCGCCAAGGCATTGAAGAATGAAACGGAAGGTGCCCCGTTTGGCAGGAAAGTGACTACCACATCCGGGTTCGCGTTGGCGATCCGCTCAGCAAACGCAGCGAAATCAACTGTGCTGAGGGGCATTCGATCCTCACCGACAATCTCGCCGCCTTTTTCCTTAAATCGCCGGGTAAAAGCCTCCTGCACTTCGTGACCAGGCGCATAGTCGGCGACCGCTATATAGGCGCGCTTCTTGCCGCTGTCGGCGGCGAAATCGGCCTGCGCGTAAGCTGGCTGCCAGATGTTCTGACCCGCCCGTACAAAATAGGGTGACATCCGCAGAATCTGTGGCGCCGAGGATACGCTCAAGACGGACGGGGTTTTCGTTTCATTGATGACCGGAGCCACCGCGGCGGCCTCAGGCGACAGGAAGAAGCCGGTCAATATCGACACCTTATCCTTGACGATCAACTGTTCGGCGAGGCTCTTTGCGAGCGCCGGATTGGAGCCGCCAATGTCCTTATAGACGAACGTGATGTCATCATTGCCGGCCTTCGTCCCATGTTGGGCGACATAGACATCTATCGATTCTCGCAGCTGCTGACCCGCAAGAGCATAGGGTCCGGAAAACTGGCCGATGACGCCGACCTTGATCTCGCCTGCTAGGGTTTGACACGCCCCAAGGACGATCGCGGCAGCGAATGCCGCTCGCTTCAATACTGACATCTATCTATCCTCCCTTAGATCTCGATAATCCGTAGGAGATATTATGCACAAAATGACCTTTCGTGCAAATAAAAACTTCATTAGGCTCTGTGCAGATGTTCGTATCCGGGCGCGACCACATCGACGATCAGCGCTCGGTTCGTAACGCCTGCGCGCCGGATTTCGATCGCCTGGCGATATTCCGGCGATGCAAACCAAGCAGCTGCCTGGGTTCGCGAACGAAATCCGATAATGCTGATCATGTTTGGCCCTTTGCCAATATCGGGACCTTCGATGATCGTGTTCAGGAAACTGACCGTTTGATAGCGGCCTCCGTATTTTGCCACGCTCGCAGCGGCGACCTTGCGATATTCCGGAACAAAATCCAGATTTCGCTCTTCCAAGCGCTCGAACACGACCCAAGCTGGCGGCTGGCATTGGTTGTCCATGCCGCTATCTTCATGTTCGTGAGCATAGGCTGGAGGCGTGACGTCAATGATCATGGCCCGGTTGGTAACGCCTCTTTCGCGGATCTTCCGCGCCAGCCGATATTCGTCGGATTCAAACCAGCGATGCGCTATCTCCCGCGAGGCAAATTCCTTAATCGCGATCATCCGGGGACCAGAGGCCGGGCCAGGGCCTTCAACCACCGGATTCTCAAAGCTGACGGTCAAGTACCTTCCTTGGTGGAGTGCAACGCTCGCAGCCGCAGCTTCCCGGTAGTCATCGACAAAATCGAGATTACGTTCCTCCAGTCTTTCAAAAATCACCCAGGCCTTCATCCGCGTCCCCTTCCAAAATAAGTACATTGCACCTGCAGGAGCGGATCATCGGCCCCTAGCGACCAGCCTTGGGCAATTGGATTTCAAGAACGTTTTGCGCGGTCAACTGTATATGCTCTTTAAGAAGGGCTGCAGCCAATTCGGCTTGCCGTCCGACAGCTGCCTCCATAAGCTGGCGATGCTCCGCAGCCGTATTGCGTGGCTTAGTACGGTTCATCAGCGAAAACCGACGATATCGCTCGGCATGATCGAAAAGACTTGAGCAGGCAGCCACGATACGCGAAGAAGACGCGGCCGAAACGAGCGCCATGTGGAAGTCCTTGTGTCGTTGCGTCCACTCGTCATTCATCTCGTTCTGGTTTTGGGCGACCTTGGCATCGACCCGCTCTAGCCGATGAAACGCGGCCACAACATGGCCCTCCCACTCGTCAGTTCCGTTGACCACTGATTGCGCGACGGCTGCAGGCTCGATCACCAGACGATAGCTCGTGATGTCGTTGAGATCGGAAGCCGACATATTGGCGGCGCGAAATCCACGGTGGTCGTCAGATGTAACAAGACCTTCTGCCACCAGTCGGTTTAATGCTTCGCGCAGGGGGCTGCTCGACAGTGAGTGTTCTCTTTGCAGCACCTCGATGCGCAACTTTTCCCCTGGAGCGATTTCACCCCGCAGGATCTTCTGGCGTATGGTCCGAAAGGCTATCTCGGAAAGGGGAACCGAACGGTCCGCAGTCTCGGCGTCCGATACAGCGACTTTCAAGTTTTTCTTATCCACAATGCCCATCCGATGTTTCTGTGCACAAAACGACTGCTATCGGTCATACTTGTTACGTTGCGTGACAGTCAACACTATCTTCCCAGTCACCTCTCCCGCCTCCAGCATGCGATGGGCCTCTGCACAGGCTTCCAAGGGCATTGTCGCATGAATGTCAGCGACGATGTGCCCTTGTGCGGCGGCTATCAGGCTTCGCTCCATATCGGAGGGCGTCTGGCCGGTAGAGCCGATCACTGCCAGCTGTTTCATGTAAAGACGGCTGACATCAAGGGGAACCGTGCCTCCTCCATGAGAGCCGGCCGTCACCAAACGTCCGCCTCTTGCCAAGCTCGCAAAGGCTCTCGGAAACAGACGGGCGTCGGAAACGTTTTCATAGACGACGTCGACGCCATGGCCCTGCGTGATGCGCATGACCTCGGCCTCTAGATCGTCTCTTTGGTAGTTTACGCCGTAGTCTGCTCCCAGGGATAGAGCGCGTGCAACTCTTTCGTCGCTGCCGGCACCGGCGATGACCGTGGCTCCGAGCATTTTTGCAACCTGAACTCCGACCCCCCCGAGCCCGCCGGACGCTCCCATCACGAGCACCCACTGCCCCCTCGTCAGGCGGGCTTTTTCGTCCAGGAGGTGAAACGCCATCGGCGCATGGCGCGACACAACAGTTGCTTGTGGAAACTCTAGCCCCGGGGGGATCAAGAACGTGGCCTCCTGCGGCACGGTGACAAATTCGGCGTAACCGCCCCAGCCCTGCACGCCCAGCAAGCGCGTGCCCTCGCCCTGCGTAGTTGGCTTCAAAAACGGCGAGGTGACCACCCGGTCTCCGATTCGCCGTCTGGTCACACCAGCACCCAGCGCGACGATTACGCCGGATGGATCTGCGCCCAACACATGCGGCAACTCAACGGGTCTCGCATATCGGCCCGCTCGCACCGCAAGATCAAGCGTTCGATTGACAGATACAGCATGGACGGCAATCGTCACCCAGCCGGCGCCCGGCTCTGGGGTCGGGACGGTCTCGAGCCTAAGCACCTCAGGACCGCCGAACTCGCGAATGACGATTGCACGCATGCCTCCCCCTTGATCCAGTTCATACCATCGTCGCGCGGAGCTCACCGAGCCCATCGATACGCGCAGACACGACATCTCCCGCCTTCAGGAACTCGCCGCGGCTCGTCCCTACGCCAGCAGGCGTTCCAGTCAATATGACGTCGCCTGGCCAAAGTGTTATCTGCTTGGAAAGATCCCTTATCTGTTCGGCCAGCGAGAAGATCATTTCAGCTGTTGTGGATTTCTGCTTGAGTTCGCCGTTCACCGATAGTTCGATGCCCAGATCCTGAGGGTTGCCGACTTCGCTCGCCGGAACGATAAACGGCCCAATGGGGCAGGAGCCATCGAAGTTCTTATGCGACATCCAGTCCATCTTGAATGGCGATCCATCAGCAACATCCTGACGCCGGCTCAAGTCGCGCGCAGAGAGGTCGATAGCGACCGCGTATCCAGCAACGTAGTCGAGGGCGTGCTCCAGATCCACGTTCTTGCACTTGCGGCCGATAATGGCAGCAAGCTCAACCTCCCAATCGATCTTCGAGGAGTTCGGCGGTAGCTCGACGGACGCATTGGGTCCGACCACCGCCCGCGAGCTCTTGAGAAAATGCCAAGAGCGATCCGACTTTGGGCGGATCTGCGTACCGTTCGCCTTCGCCATTTCGGCGGCATGATCTGCGTAATTGGCACCGGCACAGTAAATCGAACCAGGAGCAGTGATGGGCGCCATGAGTTCGGCACCATGTACGGGCGTGTGCCCGTTCGAAAGACGGGAACGAAGCGCATCTGAGAGGCGAACCACTGCATTGTCCCAGTCAGTCAGAATAGACATGACCGAAAGATCGCGTTGGTCGCCGGTCAAACCAGCAGCATCATAAACCTGGTTTCCCAACAGCAACCCGGCGCGCTCACCGCGATCTGCCTTATAGGTTACGATCCGGATGCCTTCAGCTTTTGCTTTCAATACATTCGTTGGGCTCTGCTGGTCAGCCATCACGCAGCTCCCTCTTGCGCAAAGATTTCTCCACTCTGAACGCGGCGACGAGTCTCGTCGATCGTTCCCTGAATGGCGACGATGTAGCTTGCTTTGACCTCTTCGCCCCGTTTCTTTTCCTCGGCCGAGCCCGCCGCGACGCCCGGAAAGGTAAGGGCGAACGTAAAGGTCAGCAAAAGTCCCTTTTCCGACTCGCTTATTACGTTAGTGATCCAGCCACCGTCGGCCGGATCGATGCGCTCAAAATAAACTTCGACGTCCGGCGTAAAGACAATCCTCTCGCGCATGACAGTACCGCGCAGCTTAATCTCTCTAATAAAACCTCCCTCGAAGCGCTCGATGATGCGGCAATCTTCCATGGCCGGAACGAAGGGAACGGCGTATTCGGCTTTGGACACCAAACCCTGCCACATGGCTTCACGAGAGATTTCGACAGTCGTTCCTGCGGGGTTGACCTCAAACGTTGCTGAAATCGCGAACATAACGCACTCCTTTTGTGCCTAAATACATTTTTTGTGCATAATATGTCACTCGGCTTGATTGTCAAGTTGGCGATCGTGTCAGTGTCAGACATTCTCGCGCACCAGGCCAGCTACCGAAAAGCCGCCGTCAACGGGAAGGACCACGCCGGTGATAAAAGTCGCTTCGTCGCTGGCCAGAAATGCGATCGCGCTTGCAACCTCTTCCGCGGAGCCAGCGCGCCTGAGCGCAGACCGGTCCACCAAATTAGCGGTAAGCCAAGGATCGGCTCTCATACGGTCGGCAGTTCGCGCGGTTTCGATGAGCCCCGGAGCAACCCCGACAACCCTGATCCCCTTCGGGCCATAATCGGTGGCGAGCTGCCGGGTCATACCGCTCACGGCTGCTTTCGATATGGAG
Protein-coding regions in this window:
- a CDS encoding branched-chain amino acid ABC transporter permease, giving the protein MEYVARSITFIAIYGISYGMVIFLISIGLVITMGLMRVVNLAHGAFAALGGYFCTYLVTTHSVPFFAAVIFATAAVAIISLGMEKAIYTRIYKATELDQVLLTIGLMFVAVAGLNFLFGPNVQPSRLSPTLEANIDLLGRSVQVYRLFIVAIGAVVVAGLWFLFENTSFGARLRAAVDNRPMAQAIGIDVASLYSKAFVLGSGLAAFGGAVGYGMLPIEPLYPFKYLTIIMIVVALSGFGNMKGAAIVSVLVGIVDTAGRYFFPTYGAFVVYGFLIVYLLLRIEGGFKRKSA
- a CDS encoding ABC transporter substrate-binding protein, with amino-acid sequence MSVLKRAAFAAAIVLGACQTLAGEIKVGVIGQFSGPYALAGQQLRESIDVYVAQHGTKAGNDDITFVYKDIGGSNPALAKSLAEQLIVKDKVSILTGFFLSPEAAAVAPVINETKTPSVLSVSSAPQILRMSPYFVRAGQNIWQPAYAQADFAADSGKKRAYIAVADYAPGHEVQEAFTRRFKEKGGEIVGEDRMPLSTVDFAAFAERIANANPDVVVTFLPNGAPSVSFFNALAARGVNKSATVIAVAETDDPDLHLFGPNIVGVYSAIFYTGSLDNPQNAAFKQVMKERFGADHRVGVNNASPYDAVTLIYKMVEAQGKGDFDPDRAMAAIKGYEWKSPSGPKRIDPLTREMNHNIYIRQVQEIDGKLQNVVVKTYEMVGNPWADAHPE
- a CDS encoding DUF1330 domain-containing protein, whose product is MKAWVIFERLEERNLDFVDDYREAAAASVALHQGRYLTVSFENPVVEGPGPASGPRMIAIKEFASREIAHRWFESDEYRLARKIRERGVTNRAMIIDVTPPAYAHEHEDSGMDNQCQPPAWVVFERLEERNLDFVPEYRKVAAASVAKYGGRYQTVSFLNTIIEGPDIGKGPNMISIIGFRSRTQAAAWFASPEYRQAIEIRRAGVTNRALIVDVVAPGYEHLHRA
- a CDS encoding GntR family transcriptional regulator, producing MGIVDKKNLKVAVSDAETADRSVPLSEIAFRTIRQKILRGEIAPGEKLRIEVLQREHSLSSSPLREALNRLVAEGLVTSDDHRGFRAANMSASDLNDITSYRLVIEPAAVAQSVVNGTDEWEGHVVAAFHRLERVDAKVAQNQNEMNDEWTQRHKDFHMALVSAASSSRIVAACSSLFDHAERYRRFSLMNRTKPRNTAAEHRQLMEAAVGRQAELAAALLKEHIQLTAQNVLEIQLPKAGR
- a CDS encoding zinc-binding dehydrogenase, which gives rise to MRAIVIREFGGPEVLRLETVPTPEPGAGWVTIAVHAVSVNRTLDLAVRAGRYARPVELPHVLGADPSGVIVALGAGVTRRRIGDRVVTSPFLKPTTQGEGTRLLGVQGWGGYAEFVTVPQEATFLIPPGLEFPQATVVSRHAPMAFHLLDEKARLTRGQWVLVMGASGGLGGVGVQVAKMLGATVIAGAGSDERVARALSLGADYGVNYQRDDLEAEVMRITQGHGVDVVYENVSDARLFPRAFASLARGGRLVTAGSHGGGTVPLDVSRLYMKQLAVIGSTGQTPSDMERSLIAAAQGHIVADIHATMPLEACAEAHRMLEAGEVTGKIVLTVTQRNKYDR
- a CDS encoding fumarylacetoacetate hydrolase family protein, producing MADQQSPTNVLKAKAEGIRIVTYKADRGERAGLLLGNQVYDAAGLTGDQRDLSVMSILTDWDNAVVRLSDALRSRLSNGHTPVHGAELMAPITAPGSIYCAGANYADHAAEMAKANGTQIRPKSDRSWHFLKSSRAVVGPNASVELPPNSSKIDWEVELAAIIGRKCKNVDLEHALDYVAGYAVAIDLSARDLSRRQDVADGSPFKMDWMSHKNFDGSCPIGPFIVPASEVGNPQDLGIELSVNGELKQKSTTAEMIFSLAEQIRDLSKQITLWPGDVILTGTPAGVGTSRGEFLKAGDVVSARIDGLGELRATMV
- a CDS encoding SRPBCC family protein: MFAISATFEVNPAGTTVEISREAMWQGLVSKAEYAVPFVPAMEDCRIIERFEGGFIREIKLRGTVMRERIVFTPDVEVYFERIDPADGGWITNVISESEKGLLLTFTFALTFPGVAAGSAEEKKRGEEVKASYIVAIQGTIDETRRRVQSGEIFAQEGAA